In Salinisphaera sp. T31B1, the following are encoded in one genomic region:
- a CDS encoding DUF3253 domain-containing protein, translating to MNTPRAEEETALAPSLYRRIETAILAAVAERGSGKTVCPSEVARALAAPKEASDAWRDLMPAVRAVAADLCADGRLTVTQRGEPVDARRVRGPIRLGRPPG from the coding sequence GTGAACACGCCGCGGGCAGAGGAGGAAACCGCGCTCGCGCCCTCGCTCTATCGACGGATCGAAACGGCGATCCTCGCGGCCGTTGCCGAGCGTGGTTCGGGCAAGACCGTCTGTCCGTCGGAGGTCGCTCGGGCACTGGCCGCCCCCAAGGAGGCCAGTGACGCATGGCGTGATCTCATGCCGGCGGTGAGAGCGGTCGCTGCCGACCTGTGTGCTGATGGGCGGCTGACGGTGACTCAGCGTGGCGAACCGGTGGACGCGCGGCGCGTGCGCGGGCCGATCCGTCTGGGGCGGCCGCCGGGTTGA
- a CDS encoding mechanosensitive ion channel domain-containing protein — translation MGRYTFITIILVAVTLAAGGMAVFDWLRPGEIVDLPIRPIAGTLGAVLAAWLASRGIDRLVDGLHEGRHAWQRRLRRLLHVEAEERFREADLFAALVHLLIWLSLPMLLLHIWGLSKASIELLNHFAWTGFKIGQLQVIPAQVLVGAMLLVVAAGVIRWVTARMETQWLARTPLESHTREAIATLTSYVLFVIATLAVLSYAGLDLSKLALIAGALSVGIGFGLQNIVNNFVSGLILLFEQPIRRGNFISVGDTEGFVRRVRIRGTELETLDRMTVIVPNSELITNHLKNWNLRDRFGRIICTVGVAYGSDVRRVQTLLLEVAHAHHEVLSDGAGGVPKPLALFRNFGDSTLDFELRCFVRDITRRFIVISDLNFAIDAAFRDNDITIAFPQLDVWHRSAPPQPQTAPDERLPEPASSSANDDD, via the coding sequence GTGGGACGCTACACGTTCATCACGATCATCCTGGTCGCCGTGACGCTGGCCGCCGGCGGCATGGCTGTATTCGACTGGCTCCGTCCGGGCGAGATCGTCGACCTGCCGATCCGGCCCATCGCGGGCACGCTGGGGGCCGTGCTGGCGGCCTGGCTGGCCAGCCGTGGCATCGACCGCCTGGTCGACGGCCTGCACGAAGGCCGCCATGCCTGGCAGCGGCGCCTGCGCCGGCTCTTGCACGTCGAGGCCGAGGAGCGTTTCCGTGAAGCCGATCTGTTCGCCGCGCTGGTGCATCTGCTGATCTGGCTGTCGCTGCCGATGCTGCTACTGCATATCTGGGGGCTGTCCAAGGCAAGCATCGAGCTGCTCAATCATTTCGCCTGGACCGGCTTCAAGATCGGCCAACTGCAGGTGATACCGGCCCAGGTGCTGGTCGGCGCGATGCTGCTGGTGGTCGCAGCCGGCGTGATCCGCTGGGTGACCGCGCGAATGGAAACCCAATGGCTGGCGCGCACGCCGCTGGAAAGCCATACGCGCGAAGCCATCGCCACGCTCACCAGCTACGTGTTGTTCGTGATCGCCACCCTGGCCGTGCTCAGCTACGCGGGCCTGGATCTGTCCAAGCTCGCGCTGATCGCCGGCGCACTGTCGGTGGGCATCGGCTTCGGGTTGCAGAACATCGTCAACAACTTCGTCTCGGGACTGATCCTGCTGTTCGAACAACCGATTCGCCGCGGCAATTTCATCAGCGTCGGCGACACCGAGGGCTTTGTCCGACGAGTGCGTATTCGCGGCACCGAACTGGAAACACTCGATCGCATGACGGTGATCGTGCCCAACTCCGAGCTGATCACCAATCATCTGAAGAACTGGAACCTGCGCGATCGGTTCGGGCGCATCATCTGTACGGTCGGCGTGGCCTACGGCAGCGACGTGCGGCGGGTCCAGACGCTGCTGCTGGAGGTTGCGCACGCCCATCACGAGGTGCTCAGCGACGGCGCAGGCGGTGTGCCCAAACCGCTGGCCCTGTTCCGCAATTTCGGCGATTCCACGCTGGATTTCGAACTGCGCTGTTTCGTTCGCGATATCACGCGGCGCTTCATCGTGATATCGGACCTGAACTTCGCGATCGACGCGGCCTTTCGCGATAACGACATCACGATTGCCTTTCCGCAACTCGACGTCTGGCATCGCAGCGCCCCGCCGCAGCCTCAAACGGCCCCGGACGAGCGACTGCCCGAGCCGGCATCGTCGTCGGCCAACGACGACGACTGA
- a CDS encoding right-handed parallel beta-helix repeat-containing protein gives MKRVFNRNCVVLSCVAAALLGSGCTLDRPTVHVDSIAALRQAIANAPATGQTIVLAPGRYRQVRQIIIHDRDRLTVTGSTDDFNDTVISGPGINDQRVRSNIVVDASKHVTIAHMTLENTAYHGVQVDHDSDNFVARNLKTWDNGESGFKVTSPSYARGDESYSDDGLIENCLIGFSGTGQRSVVEGIDIVGGNGWVIRGNRLENILKANGHAAYAVFAKGNASGTVIENNQVFNSSVGLSFGGGGTGAKFFRDGDTTYETRGGVIRGNRVYGTHDTGIYLNKAHDFKVHDNIVINARRDSTAIAVRYPQSRGRIYSNTVNARILRRDGARASIFRNETVAESPAHPRSAHRMID, from the coding sequence ATGAAACGTGTGTTCAACCGCAATTGCGTCGTGCTTTCGTGTGTCGCGGCCGCACTCCTTGGCAGTGGGTGCACGCTCGACCGGCCGACGGTGCATGTCGATTCGATCGCCGCGCTGCGCCAGGCTATTGCCAACGCGCCGGCCACGGGCCAGACGATTGTTCTGGCGCCCGGTCGTTATCGACAGGTGCGCCAGATCATCATCCATGATCGCGACCGCCTGACCGTGACCGGCAGCACCGACGATTTCAACGATACGGTCATCAGCGGGCCGGGCATCAACGACCAGCGCGTGCGCAGCAATATCGTCGTCGATGCGTCGAAGCACGTCACGATTGCCCACATGACACTTGAAAACACGGCCTATCACGGCGTACAGGTCGATCACGACTCGGACAACTTCGTCGCCCGCAACCTCAAGACGTGGGATAACGGCGAGTCCGGCTTCAAGGTCACCAGCCCGTCATATGCCCGGGGAGACGAGTCCTATTCCGACGATGGCCTCATCGAGAATTGCCTGATCGGCTTCAGCGGCACCGGTCAGCGCAGCGTTGTCGAGGGTATCGACATCGTGGGCGGCAATGGCTGGGTGATTCGCGGCAATCGGCTGGAAAACATCCTCAAGGCCAACGGCCATGCAGCCTATGCCGTGTTTGCCAAGGGCAACGCGAGCGGCACCGTCATCGAGAACAACCAGGTGTTCAACAGCTCGGTGGGCCTGTCGTTCGGCGGGGGCGGAACGGGGGCGAAGTTCTTTCGCGACGGCGATACCACATATGAAACCCGCGGCGGCGTGATTCGCGGCAATCGGGTCTACGGCACGCACGACACCGGCATATATCTGAACAAGGCGCACGACTTCAAGGTGCACGACAATATCGTCATCAATGCCCGGCGCGACTCGACTGCGATCGCCGTGCGCTATCCGCAGAGCCGCGGTCGTATCTACAGCAACACGGTCAACGCGCGCATCCTGCGCCGCGACGGCGCGCGTGCCTCGATCTTTCGCAATGAAACGGTCGCCGAGAGCCCGGCCCACCCGCGTAGCGCCCACCGCATGATCGACTAG
- a CDS encoding SDR family oxidoreductase encodes MTRPLQQTTAIITGASSGIGAATAQTLADLGANVALLARRADRLTELADQINAGETGRARVWAVDVTDEGAVTAAMSEIAEAFGGIDLLVNGAGVGTWAPARESRLSDWRAMVEVNINGVLTCTHAALPYLVRAAEGGRKIADIVTVSSIAGRRVPGPNSNVYSATKHAVNAFSEALRRELAEQHVRVGVVEPGIVTTEMTTSGDKYAPDARNPSGLGFLQAGDIADAIGYMVTRPRHATINEILIRPTEQAA; translated from the coding sequence ATGACACGGCCACTGCAACAGACCACGGCAATCATTACCGGCGCCTCCAGCGGAATCGGGGCTGCCACGGCGCAAACGCTGGCGGATCTCGGCGCAAACGTCGCGCTGTTGGCTCGTCGTGCCGATCGCCTGACCGAACTGGCGGACCAGATCAACGCCGGCGAAACAGGCCGGGCCCGGGTCTGGGCCGTGGACGTGACCGACGAGGGAGCGGTCACAGCCGCCATGAGCGAGATCGCCGAGGCGTTCGGCGGTATCGATCTGCTGGTCAACGGCGCCGGCGTGGGCACATGGGCGCCGGCGCGTGAATCGCGTCTGTCGGATTGGCGCGCCATGGTGGAGGTGAACATCAACGGCGTGCTCACCTGTACGCATGCGGCCTTGCCGTATCTGGTGCGAGCGGCCGAGGGCGGGCGCAAGATCGCCGATATCGTGACCGTCAGTTCGATCGCAGGTCGTCGCGTACCCGGGCCGAACAGCAATGTCTATTCGGCGACCAAGCATGCGGTGAATGCCTTCTCCGAAGCACTGCGCCGCGAACTGGCCGAGCAGCATGTACGGGTCGGCGTCGTCGAGCCGGGCATCGTCACGACCGAGATGACCACCAGCGGCGACAAGTACGCCCCGGATGCACGGAATCCGTCGGGTCTGGGGTTTCTTCAGGCCGGAGATATCGCCGACGCGATCGGCTATATGGTGACACGCCCACGGCATGCCACCATTAACGAGATACTCATTCGTCCGACTGAACAGGCCGCCTGA
- a CDS encoding MOSC domain-containing protein produces the protein MATLTAITRYPIKSTAGEALNSAEVTEEGLCRDRRFMVVKPDGRFVTARTHPQLQRVTARFDGRYLRLLCDDQTALDASRDHFGEQRFATGVWADDFEAFTTTFALDAWFSRIVAEPVHLLWLGERSARFRETIGTRVSFADGYPLLLTSTASLADVNARTDGTHVMAQFRPNVVVAGVDAFAEDAWRRIRIGDVVFRVAKPCARCVMITVDPATGRRRTDGEPLRTLSSYRNQGKDVMFGQNLIAENPGRLRRGDTVEILE, from the coding sequence TTGGCCACGCTGACCGCTATTACCCGCTATCCGATCAAGTCCACCGCAGGCGAAGCGCTGAACTCGGCCGAAGTCACCGAAGAGGGTCTGTGTCGGGATCGACGTTTCATGGTGGTCAAACCGGACGGGCGGTTCGTGACGGCCCGCACCCACCCACAGCTTCAGCGGGTGACGGCGCGCTTCGACGGCCGCTACCTGAGGCTGCTCTGCGACGATCAGACGGCGCTCGACGCATCGCGGGATCACTTCGGCGAGCAGCGGTTCGCGACCGGCGTCTGGGCCGACGATTTCGAAGCCTTCACCACCACTTTTGCGCTCGATGCCTGGTTCAGCCGTATTGTCGCCGAGCCAGTGCATCTGCTCTGGCTCGGCGAGCGATCGGCCCGTTTTCGAGAAACGATCGGCACCCGCGTGAGCTTTGCCGACGGTTATCCGCTACTGCTGACGAGTACCGCCTCGCTGGCCGACGTCAACGCGCGCACTGACGGCACGCACGTGATGGCGCAGTTCAGGCCGAACGTGGTGGTGGCTGGGGTCGATGCCTTCGCCGAGGACGCCTGGCGGCGCATCCGAATCGGCGACGTGGTTTTTCGTGTGGCCAAGCCCTGCGCGCGTTGCGTCATGATCACGGTCGACCCGGCCACCGGCCGACGCCGCACTGATGGCGAACCGCTGCGCACGCTGTCGAGCTATCGTAACCAGGGCAAGGACGTGATGTTTGGCCAGAATCTGATTGCTGAGAACCCCGGCCGACTGAGGCGTGGCGATACGGTCGAAATACTGGAATGA
- a CDS encoding argininosuccinate lyase encodes MRLATLFFRPTHHRADRVGRQKTLALRCAAIGLAAACQIGVATAQSDDTERDEFFWLGEMNKATAVINSQQGLLDKDKTPAIARALQDVLDAGNKPGGERPGRVIKFEPLLIDAGGMDVTLLHAGRSSQDMHATFRAAILRDDLLELADHLNTTSKTLVELAARHKATIVPNYTNGVAAQPNSYGHQLLGHAAGLDRDAQRIRQAYERIDRSAMGTTVLNGTSWPLDRQRMADYLGFHAVVDNAYDASQISSMDEPVEVGSIVTAIALHTGNFVEDLLTQYADPQPWMLLQEGGDNTYVSSSMPQKRNPGLLNSTRSDASYAITLALGPMMQMHNITPGMSDPKDATQNSAMVDAGITVVDKFDKILKALRIDPERALAELNSDWTASQELADILMREHKLPFRVGHHFASGVVSYAREHDIKPMDFPYEQAQRIYTEVVTAEDPEQPHELPMSESQFRDALDPTAIVNNRATRGGPQPAEMDRMLAEARERLKKQDQWIADQREHIASSLDKLDTDFNKLLAPTDNG; translated from the coding sequence ATGAGACTCGCGACATTGTTTTTTCGACCGACACATCACCGCGCAGATCGCGTTGGCCGCCAGAAAACCCTCGCCCTGCGCTGTGCGGCGATCGGCCTGGCCGCAGCTTGCCAGATAGGCGTTGCAACAGCGCAGTCCGACGACACCGAGCGCGACGAATTCTTCTGGCTCGGCGAGATGAATAAGGCCACCGCCGTGATCAACTCCCAGCAAGGCCTGCTGGACAAGGACAAGACGCCGGCCATCGCCCGCGCGCTTCAGGACGTACTCGACGCCGGCAACAAACCGGGCGGCGAACGGCCGGGCCGCGTGATCAAGTTCGAGCCGTTGCTCATCGACGCCGGCGGCATGGACGTGACCCTGCTGCACGCCGGGCGCTCCAGCCAGGATATGCACGCCACCTTCCGTGCCGCGATCCTGCGCGACGACCTGCTCGAACTGGCCGACCATCTCAATACCACGTCGAAGACCCTGGTCGAGCTGGCCGCCCGCCACAAGGCCACGATCGTGCCCAATTACACCAACGGCGTGGCCGCTCAGCCCAACAGTTACGGCCATCAACTGCTGGGCCACGCAGCGGGGCTGGACCGCGATGCCCAGCGCATCCGCCAGGCTTATGAACGAATCGATCGTTCGGCCATGGGCACCACCGTGCTCAACGGCACGAGCTGGCCTCTCGATCGTCAGCGTATGGCCGACTATCTCGGATTCCATGCGGTGGTCGACAACGCCTACGATGCCTCGCAGATCTCGTCGATGGACGAACCGGTGGAAGTGGGTTCCATCGTCACGGCCATCGCCCTGCATACCGGCAATTTCGTCGAGGACCTGCTGACCCAGTACGCCGACCCGCAGCCATGGATGCTGTTGCAGGAAGGCGGCGACAATACCTACGTGTCCAGCTCGATGCCGCAAAAGCGCAACCCGGGGCTGCTCAACTCCACCCGCAGCGACGCATCCTATGCCATCACGCTGGCGCTGGGCCCGATGATGCAGATGCACAACATCACCCCCGGCATGAGCGACCCGAAGGATGCCACCCAGAACTCGGCGATGGTCGATGCCGGCATCACGGTGGTCGACAAGTTCGACAAGATCCTCAAGGCGTTGCGTATCGACCCCGAACGCGCCCTCGCCGAGCTCAACAGCGACTGGACCGCGTCTCAGGAGCTTGCCGATATCCTCATGCGGGAGCACAAGCTGCCTTTCCGCGTAGGGCATCATTTCGCCTCCGGCGTGGTCAGCTATGCGCGCGAGCACGACATCAAGCCGATGGATTTCCCCTACGAGCAGGCCCAGCGGATCTATACCGAGGTCGTGACCGCCGAGGATCCGGAACAGCCGCACGAACTGCCCATGTCCGAGTCGCAGTTCCGCGATGCCCTGGACCCGACGGCTATTGTCAACAACCGCGCCACACGCGGCGGCCCACAGCCAGCCGAAATGGACCGTATGCTCGCCGAGGCCCGTGAACGGCTGAAAAAGCAGGACCAGTGGATCGCCGATCAGCGCGAACATATCGCGAGTTCGCTCGACAAGCTCGACACGGACTTCAACAAGCTGCTTGCGCCCACCGACAACGGCTGA
- a CDS encoding alpha/beta hydrolase, with translation MDFLLLHGGLHGGWCWQETARTLRAFGHRVVTPTLTGSGERAHLLTPEIDLDTGIADIVAVIEAEELSDLTLVAHSLGGAVACGVADRLGCGIVTRLLFLDAMILQNGRSVLDEMPQEVAATRREMARASGMNSIEPIAPESFGLTDADQIAWVARRQTRQAFGCFSQPLKLAHPVGNGAACTYIRCTRPRYPAVEPSAAWARDQPGWSFVEFDACHDAMVEKPHRLACLVETLAVRA, from the coding sequence ATGGATTTTCTACTGCTTCATGGGGGCCTGCACGGTGGATGGTGCTGGCAGGAGACTGCGCGAACGTTGCGGGCTTTCGGGCATCGTGTCGTCACACCGACGCTCACCGGCTCCGGCGAGCGGGCCCATCTGCTGACACCCGAGATCGATCTGGATACCGGCATCGCCGATATCGTGGCCGTCATCGAGGCGGAGGAGCTGTCGGATCTGACTCTGGTCGCGCACAGCCTGGGCGGGGCGGTGGCATGCGGGGTGGCCGACCGCCTGGGCTGCGGGATCGTTACGCGTCTGTTGTTTCTCGATGCCATGATTCTGCAGAACGGGCGTTCTGTGCTCGACGAGATGCCACAGGAGGTCGCCGCCACCCGTCGCGAGATGGCGCGGGCGAGCGGCATGAACAGCATCGAGCCGATCGCGCCGGAGAGTTTCGGCCTGACCGACGCCGACCAGATCGCCTGGGTGGCGCGTCGGCAGACGCGTCAGGCATTCGGCTGCTTTTCCCAGCCGCTGAAGTTGGCCCACCCCGTAGGTAACGGGGCCGCTTGTACTTATATTCGTTGTACCCGCCCGCGGTACCCGGCGGTCGAACCCAGCGCCGCATGGGCGCGTGATCAACCCGGCTGGTCGTTCGTCGAATTCGATGCTTGTCACGACGCCATGGTGGAAAAACCGCACCGCCTGGCCTGTCTGGTCGAGACTCTCGCTGTGCGGGCGTGA
- a CDS encoding alpha/beta fold hydrolase, producing the protein MNSAEFERRYGRHMAPPAKRLLAGELLTPLRLALDPAQWRMLPHEPVGDGRPVMLLPGLGAGPGSMWMIRRHLRRCGFRTWDWGQGTNHGDVQALAPRVIERLERLGARLAQPLSLVGWSLGGYIAREITRERPDLVHRVVTLGSPVVGGPKYTSVAHVYERRGIRSDDAEAATLARYAVPLRRPVCALYSASDGVVAWQACIDRFSDDVEHIRVTGSHVGLGFSKQVLRRLPGLLVGES; encoded by the coding sequence ATGAACAGCGCCGAGTTCGAGCGCCGATACGGGCGTCATATGGCGCCCCCTGCCAAGCGACTGCTGGCCGGCGAACTGCTTACCCCACTACGGCTCGCGCTCGATCCGGCGCAATGGCGAATGCTCCCGCACGAGCCCGTCGGCGACGGACGCCCTGTAATGCTGCTGCCGGGGCTGGGCGCCGGGCCGGGCTCGATGTGGATGATCCGGCGGCATCTGCGCCGCTGCGGCTTTCGGACCTGGGACTGGGGCCAGGGGACGAATCATGGCGATGTACAGGCGCTCGCGCCGCGCGTGATCGAGCGGCTGGAACGGCTCGGCGCCCGTCTCGCGCAGCCGTTATCGCTGGTCGGGTGGAGCCTGGGCGGCTATATCGCACGCGAGATCACCCGCGAACGCCCGGACCTTGTCCACCGCGTGGTCACGCTCGGCAGCCCGGTGGTGGGTGGACCGAAATATACGAGCGTCGCACACGTCTACGAGCGGCGCGGCATTCGCAGCGACGATGCCGAAGCCGCGACCCTGGCGCGCTATGCCGTACCGCTGCGGCGCCCCGTGTGCGCGCTGTACAGCGCCTCGGATGGCGTGGTGGCCTGGCAGGCCTGTATCGACCGCTTCAGCGATGACGTCGAGCATATCCGAGTGACCGGCAGCCACGTCGGTCTCGGCTTTTCCAAACAGGTGCTGCGACGTCTGCCCGGCCTGCTCGTCGGCGAGTCGTGA
- a CDS encoding TIGR02450 family Trp-rich protein: MNRIHPNKLANSKWTALAPQRREKHFIVIEVIRDDREQVADVVLEAVLTRRRLTLAWRALTDDDTWQMGWQ, encoded by the coding sequence ATGAACCGTATCCACCCCAACAAGCTTGCAAACAGCAAATGGACGGCGCTCGCCCCGCAGCGTCGGGAAAAGCATTTCATAGTGATCGAGGTCATTCGCGACGACCGCGAGCAAGTGGCCGATGTCGTACTCGAGGCCGTGCTTACCCGGCGCAGGCTCACGCTGGCCTGGCGTGCTTTGACCGATGACGACACCTGGCAGATGGGCTGGCAATAG
- a CDS encoding MATE family efflux transporter, with the protein MRLALPVLGAQLAQVAMSTVDVAMSGHASALDLAAVSVGSSLWFPLVLFMIGTLMGLTPIVAQHVGARRFSAIRPSVHQALWVALAMGLLCALATRTLAMPLFEFMSVPSDVAVLAARYLQGVSLGLPAIALYETLRFYSDGMGHTRASLQFALLGLAVNIVCNYTLIYGGAGLAGLFGQALPSILHDLPALGAAGCGLATATSMWVMFIAMLAYTRLAPVYRHARVGTRFSWPSPPLIGELLRVGLPVGVAIFAEVSLFTLIALFLAGYGEIVIAAHTVALNFSSVLFMLPLSLGMALTVRVGQALGRGKYRHARFVAYNGLSCALAAAAVVDIILVLAGPAVVSLYSGDTAVRRLAVQLLLIATLFQFSDALQVSIAGALRGYKDTRIIMAVTLISYWGVGVGLGNMLGRGVHGWFDGLGVYGYWIGLVAGLSVAAVLLGWRLMITSRLRRLSAAGP; encoded by the coding sequence ATGCGACTGGCGCTGCCGGTGCTCGGTGCCCAGCTCGCACAGGTGGCGATGAGCACGGTGGACGTGGCCATGTCCGGCCATGCCAGCGCGCTGGATCTGGCCGCGGTGTCGGTCGGTTCCAGTCTGTGGTTCCCGCTGGTGCTGTTCATGATCGGTACCCTGATGGGCCTGACGCCGATCGTTGCCCAGCACGTCGGCGCACGCCGGTTCTCTGCGATCCGGCCGTCGGTGCATCAGGCGCTGTGGGTGGCGCTGGCCATGGGCCTGCTCTGCGCGCTCGCCACCCGTACGCTGGCCATGCCGCTGTTCGAGTTCATGTCGGTGCCGTCGGACGTGGCGGTGTTGGCCGCGCGCTATCTGCAGGGGGTTTCGCTGGGCCTGCCGGCCATCGCACTCTACGAAACGCTGCGGTTCTATTCGGACGGCATGGGCCATACGCGAGCCTCGCTGCAGTTCGCCCTGCTCGGCCTGGCCGTCAACATCGTCTGCAATTACACCCTGATCTACGGCGGCGCGGGGCTGGCGGGACTCTTCGGTCAGGCATTGCCGTCGATACTGCACGATCTGCCGGCGCTGGGTGCGGCCGGCTGCGGACTGGCCACCGCTACCTCGATGTGGGTGATGTTCATCGCGATGCTCGCCTACACGCGTCTCGCGCCGGTCTATCGGCATGCCCGCGTGGGCACCCGCTTTTCCTGGCCGTCGCCGCCGCTGATCGGGGAGTTGCTGCGTGTTGGTCTGCCGGTGGGCGTGGCGATCTTCGCCGAAGTGTCGCTGTTCACGTTGATCGCACTGTTTCTGGCCGGCTACGGCGAGATCGTGATCGCGGCGCACACGGTGGCGCTGAACTTCAGTTCCGTGCTGTTCATGTTGCCGTTGTCGCTGGGCATGGCACTGACCGTGCGGGTCGGCCAGGCACTTGGCCGTGGCAAATACCGCCACGCGCGCTTCGTGGCGTACAACGGTCTGAGCTGTGCGCTGGCAGCGGCTGCGGTCGTTGATATCATTCTGGTGCTGGCCGGCCCGGCGGTGGTGTCACTGTACAGCGGTGATACCGCAGTACGCCGCCTAGCGGTACAGTTGCTGCTGATCGCCACTCTGTTCCAGTTTTCGGATGCGCTGCAGGTGAGCATCGCCGGCGCGCTGCGCGGCTATAAGGACACGCGCATCATCATGGCCGTGACCCTGATCTCGTACTGGGGCGTGGGCGTCGGGCTCGGGAATATGCTCGGCCGCGGTGTCCATGGCTGGTTCGACGGCCTGGGCGTGTACGGCTACTGGATCGGACTGGTGGCCGGGCTGAGCGTGGCCGCCGTACTATTGGGCTGGCGGCTGATGATTACCTCTCGCCTGCGTCGACTGTCGGCGGCCGGTCCCTGA
- a CDS encoding VWA domain-containing protein encodes MADVRVSTAETLDAFRVAELVGWHDRQQLKEALGATLAKSEAESRAFDGCFERFFRFEDFTATPAIADDELPGTDERFETKTGTNTPPAAANDSGDAMAGDQANGHGQAQGGSSGGNARRHGGQASDTLAEDRSDPTGAGEPAPLMSQPSSSLGRLLVADDPVALSMAIAGAAREVALEDIQLFTQHGLYTLRLMDRLGRPELMDEITMRAASAEPADRRLAAELDRRRERLRRQIREHVEAQYALHADTRGRRLRERRLRSTRLSSVQRHDDAIMRRMIERMARQLIAAHSRRRRVTQRGRLNLPQMLRRNMRHDGHMIELAWKSRRVERPRVFVICDISGSVAHYARFMLMFLYSLGEVLSQVRAFVFCSRLAEVTDLFRQYDLDEAVRRTLHDHGQGSTDYAQALADFNAMALNDIDRHSTVLILGDARNNGGNPRTDLLRRIYERSQRLIWLNPEPRTAWDSGDSEMGRYRAHCHQVARCGSLIDLERVVSELLRNVA; translated from the coding sequence ATGGCCGATGTTCGCGTGTCCACGGCCGAAACCCTGGACGCGTTTCGCGTTGCCGAGCTGGTCGGCTGGCACGACCGCCAGCAACTCAAGGAAGCCCTCGGCGCTACACTGGCCAAGAGCGAAGCCGAATCCCGTGCCTTTGACGGGTGTTTCGAGCGTTTCTTCCGTTTCGAGGATTTTACCGCCACGCCCGCTATCGCCGACGATGAGCTGCCCGGCACAGACGAGCGGTTCGAAACCAAGACGGGCACGAACACCCCGCCCGCCGCGGCCAACGATTCGGGCGACGCCATGGCCGGCGATCAAGCCAACGGCCACGGCCAGGCCCAGGGCGGCAGCAGTGGCGGTAATGCCCGTCGTCACGGCGGCCAGGCCAGCGACACGCTGGCCGAGGATCGGTCGGACCCGACAGGCGCCGGAGAGCCGGCACCGCTGATGAGCCAGCCGTCCTCGTCGCTCGGGCGGCTGCTCGTCGCCGACGATCCGGTCGCACTGTCGATGGCCATTGCCGGCGCTGCTCGGGAAGTCGCACTCGAGGATATCCAGCTGTTCACCCAGCACGGGCTGTACACGCTGCGGCTGATGGACCGGCTCGGCCGGCCCGAACTCATGGATGAGATCACGATGCGGGCCGCCTCCGCGGAACCGGCAGACCGGCGGCTGGCCGCCGAACTGGACCGGCGCCGGGAGCGCCTGCGCCGACAGATACGTGAACACGTCGAAGCCCAGTACGCCCTGCATGCCGACACGCGCGGCCGCCGGCTTCGCGAACGGCGGCTACGCAGCACGCGCCTATCCAGCGTGCAGCGCCACGACGATGCCATCATGCGGCGCATGATCGAGCGTATGGCCCGCCAGCTCATCGCGGCCCATTCCCGCCGGCGCCGTGTCACCCAGCGCGGCCGCTTGAACCTGCCCCAAATGCTGCGCCGGAACATGCGCCATGACGGCCACATGATCGAGCTGGCCTGGAAGTCGCGCCGTGTCGAGCGGCCTCGCGTGTTCGTGATCTGCGACATCTCCGGGTCGGTTGCCCACTACGCACGCTTCATGCTGATGTTTCTATACAGCCTCGGCGAGGTGCTGTCCCAGGTACGTGCATTCGTGTTCTGTTCGCGCCTGGCGGAGGTGACCGATCTGTTCCGACAGTACGATCTGGACGAGGCGGTCCGCCGAACGCTACACGACCACGGCCAGGGATCCACCGACTATGCCCAGGCCCTGGCCGATTTCAACGCAATGGCGCTGAACGATATCGATCGGCATTCGACCGTCCTGATTCTGGGCGACGCGCGCAACAATGGCGGCAACCCGCGAACCGACCTGCTGCGGCGCATCTACGAACGCAGCCAACGGCTTATCTGGCTCAATCCCGAACCGCGCACGGCCTGGGACAGCGGCGATTCGGAAATGGGGCGCTATCGGGCCCACTGCCACCAGGTCGCCCGCTGCGGCTCCCTTATCGACCTGGAACGAGTGGTCTCGGAGCTGCTGCGCAACGTCGCCTAG